In Bacteroidales bacterium, the sequence TGTTTTGATATAGATAACGACTTTATTGTAGGTTACGGACTTGACTATGATCAATATGGTCGTAATTTTCCCGATATATATAAAGTAGTTGAATAATTATATTTAGAAATTAGGAATTAGGAATAATGAATTAATTAGTAGTTCATTTCTAATTCCTAATTGTTGTGAAACAACGTACTAATTCCTAATTTTTTTAATCCTCTCATAAAGGCTCTGCATCATATAGTAAAAATTGGGAATAAACAGAGTTCCTAAAATAGTACTAAGTGTCATACCATACACAACGGCACTACCCAGAGCAAGTCGGCTTGCAGCACCGGCACCTGAAGCAAACAACATTGGCATAATACCAATAATAAATGCAAATGAGGTCATAAGAATAGGTCTTAATCTCATACGCCCTGCTTCAATTGATGCCGAAATAATATCTTCGCCTTTCAATCTGTAATCAGCAGCAAACTCAACAATCAATATCGCATTCTTTGCCGATAGAGCAATAAGCAAAATAATACCAATTTGGCTGAAAATACTAATAGGTAGCCCCATTATAATAGAGCCTAGTACCGCACCCAATATAGCAAAAGGAACAACCATGATAACAGCAACAGGGCTTGTCCAACTCTCATATTGAGCAGCCAAAACTAATATTACCACAACTATTGCAAGAATAAATATTATAGCAACAGACGATGAGGCTTTATTCTCTTGATATGCTTCGCCGGTCCACTCATACCCAAAAGAGTTTCCCAATAAATTATCAAAAAGCAACTCCATTCCACTCATTGCCTCAGCAGTACTATAACCCTCTGCCGCAGTACCTGTAATAGAAGCCGAAGTGTACATATTATATCTCTGTATCAAGTCTTCACCTAAACGTTCTTCAATAGTAGTAAAAGCAGAGAAAGGCACCATTTCGTTATTGCTATTTCTTACCGAAAGTTTAAGAACATCATCAATTTTCTCTCTACTTACAGCATCAGCACTCAAAAGAACCTGATAGATTCTGCCAAAAGTACTGAAATCATTAACGTATGCCGAGCCCATATATAAAGATAAAGAGTTGAAAACCTCATTAAGGTCAATACCTTGCAACTCAATTTTATCTCTGTTGATATTTAAAGCAAATTGAGGGGTAGCACCTTGATATATACTGTTTATTGAACCAATACTTTTAACCTTCTTGCTCTCTGTAACTATTTCGTTTATGGCCTTTTGTAACTCGCCACTGCCCAAATTGCCAATATCTTCAATTTGCATTTGAAGACCGCCCGTTGCACCCATACCATTTATGGCAGGAGGGTTAAGAGCAAAAATTGAAGCCTCTTCAATAGAGTATGCCTCTCGGTTAAGTTGTTCTATTATTGAAGCAACACTCTCTTTGTTTTTCTTACGTTCTTTCCATGGTTTAAGAATAACAAAAACAGTGGCACTATTCGATGATGCAGCTCCATTAATAACCGAGAAACCATTAATGCACATATAACTCTCCACCTCATTATAACTATTTAAAATAGCACCAAGTTTTTCTGTTACCTTCTCAGTACGCTCAAGTGACGCATTAGGCGGTAGCGTAACCGAAACCAAGAAATAGCCTTGATCCTCTTCGGGAATAAACGAAGAAGGAGTCTTTACAAACAACCAAAAGGCAGCAATGGTAAATATTACAAATGCTATCATACTTTTAACGGGGTGCTTTAACATTCTGGAGATAATACTAACGTACCCATTTACACACTTCTCATAACCTTTGTTAAACCATCTGTAAAGTATAAACTTAGCATCGTGTTTCTCCTTTAAGAAAATAGCACAAAGGGCAGGGGTGAGGGTAAGAGAATTAAAACCGCTGAAAAAAGTTGCAACAGCAATAGTCAGAGCAAACTGTTTATATAGTTCACCAGTAATACCTGGAATAAAAGCAGTAGGAATAAACACCGCTAAAAGGACCAGAACAACACCAATAACTGGACCGGTAATCTCTCGCATTGCTTCTGTAACGGCTTCTTTCCTTGAATATTTACCCGTTGCTAAAAGTCGCGAGGAGTTCTCAACAACAATAATAGCATCATCAACCACAATGGCAATAGCAAGCACCATGCCAAAGAGGGTAAGCGTGTTGATTGAGAAACCAAACAATTTCATAACAGCAAGAGTACATATCAGCGAAACAGGAATAGTCAGTGATGGAATAATAACAGCTCTGAAGTTCTGCAAGAAAATAAGAACAACGAGCATAACCAAAAGGGTTGTCTCTATGAGTGTAACCAATACCTCTTCTAACGAAGCCTTAACAAAGTTGGTAGTATCAAGAATAACATTACACTCCACACCCTCAGGAAGATTTTTTGATAACTTCTCAACTGCTGCTCTAACTTCGTTTGCAACATCAAGAGCATTACTGCCGGGTAATTGGTATATAGCAATAGCCGCAGCCGACTTGCCACTCTGTTTTGATATAGTTCCATAGTTTTGGCTTCCCAACTCAATATTGGCAATATCCTTAAGCCTTAAATAACCACCTTCGGGAAGAGCTTTAATAATAATATTCTCAAACTCGCTAACCGATGATAAACGCCCTTTTGTAGTAAGAGTATATTGAAAATTTGTATTGTTTCTTTGAGGAGGTTGTCCTACGCCACCAGCCGAAACCTCAATATTTTGAGCCGATATAGCATTGTAAACATCATTAGGAGTAACATCTCTCATTCTCATAACCTCAGGGTTTAACCATACCCTCATACCGTAATCTCCGGCACCAAACACAGTAACATTACCAACACCTTTTAATCTGGAAAGAGGATCGGAGAAATTCAGAGTAGCATAATTTGAAAGGAATAAACCATCATATATTGAACTATCAGCCTCTAATGACAAAATCATAACAATATTTGTCGATTGCTTTTTAGTAGTAATACCCTGTTTAATAACCTCACTCGGTAAATTACCCTCTGCGATATTAACCCTGTTCTGAACCAAAACCGCAGCCATATCGGCATCGGTGCCAACCTCAAAGGTAACAGTTAGGTTATACTCTCCGGTTGATGAAGATGTGGAGTTCATATATATCATACCATCCACACCATTAACCTGCTCCTCAATAGGAGTGGCAACCGATTCTGCAATAGTCTCGGCACTTGCACCGGGATATACCGCTTTAACCTGTACGGTTGGCGGAGTAATATCGGGGAATTGGGCAATAGGTAAAAACTCCAGAGCGGCAACACCTGCCAAAACCATCAAAAGAGCAATAACGGTAGCAAATATAGGTCGGTTTATAAAAAAACGAGAGAACATAAGAAATAGTAAATTAAAGTTACTTTATAGCAGGATTAACCTTCATTCCATCTCTAACCTTAAGAAGGGCTTTCGATACATACATCTCCCCCTTGTCAAGACCACTGACAACATATCTTAATGTATCATCAAACACCTCTCCCACAGTAATGTGTCGGTACTCAACTTCCGAAGAGTCGTTAACAACATAAACAAAACTACCCAACTGGTCAAAACCAATTGAGGCATCATCAATCAATAGAGCATTATCACGTTTTGTATAAGGGAGCATAACATTAGCAAACATACCATCTTTAAGTTCACCATTATGATTTTTAATCTCAGCCCTTAGTCGTAAAGTACCCATCGATAAATCAATATTTGGAGCAATGTAATCAATCTTGCCTTTATATACCCTCTTTGTGGGAGAGTCAAAGAAAACCACAACACTATCAAAAGGCATCTGGTTGTTATCCCATAGCATTTTCAGATATTGATTGTCCTCAATATTAAAGTATGCATACATCAAATCCTCTTGAAAAATAGTAGCAAGTACCACAGGCGATGCACTGCCATTAACGTAGTTGCCATTCGATAGAGTGCCAATAGTAACCCTGCCTCTAAAAGGAGCTTTAACGTAACAATAACTCAAATTGGTTTTGGCCAAAGAAAGAGAGGCTTCGGCATTTTTAACATCAGCTTCGGCAGCAGCAAGTTGCGATTTGGCTTCAATTAAATCAATTTCGCTGATGGCGTTACTTGCCGAAGCCTCTTTCATTCTTGTATAGTTGTTTTGAGCATAGTCGCGTTTAGCAATGGCGTTCTCTAAAGAACTCTCTGCCGATAGTACCTCATCTTGATATTGAGTAGGTTCGATAAGGAAGAGAAGTTTACCCTTCTCAACCTTACTACCTGCATCATAGAAAGAGTTTTCGAGATAACCGCTCACTCTCGCTACAAGATTAACACTGTTTTGTGCCGAAACATATCCGGGATAACTCTTACTCAAAGTGATATCCCTCACAACAGGCTTTGCAACAGTTATAGGAGGCATAGCCTCATAACCACTTAATAAGTCATCGTTGCATCCTGTAAAAATAGAACACACAAAACAGAGCAGACAAAATTTAAACCATTTCATATTATAATAATTTTATTACTACGTTGCACTTTGTACAAATCAATAACATCCCAATGCTCTATATAAGTTCACTAAAGCAATAAGAGTATTACCTTCGGCAACAACCAAAGAATTCTGATACTCCAACAGAGAGCGTTGAGCGTCCAAAACATTTTGGAAATCACTCAATCCACGTTTATACAAGTCAAGAGAGAGAGTAAGCATAGTCTCTCCCTGAATCTCCAACTCTCTCAAATCAACAACCTGTTTAATGCGACCTTTATATGCCGATATAGCACTGCTAACCTCTTCGGCCGCTTTAAGAACAGTAGTGTTGTAATTTCTTATTGCAGCATCGTAATTAGCCTTCTCCTGCTTTAAAGAGTTAAAAAGGTTACCACCCTGAAAAAAGTTCCAACTAATACGGGGA encodes:
- a CDS encoding multidrug efflux RND transporter permease subunit, giving the protein MFSRFFINRPIFATVIALLMVLAGVAALEFLPIAQFPDITPPTVQVKAVYPGASAETIAESVATPIEEQVNGVDGMIYMNSTSSSTGEYNLTVTFEVGTDADMAAVLVQNRVNIAEGNLPSEVIKQGITTKKQSTNIVMILSLEADSSIYDGLFLSNYATLNFSDPLSRLKGVGNVTVFGAGDYGMRVWLNPEVMRMRDVTPNDVYNAISAQNIEVSAGGVGQPPQRNNTNFQYTLTTKGRLSSVSEFENIIIKALPEGGYLRLKDIANIELGSQNYGTISKQSGKSAAAIAIYQLPGSNALDVANEVRAAVEKLSKNLPEGVECNVILDTTNFVKASLEEVLVTLIETTLLVMLVVLIFLQNFRAVIIPSLTIPVSLICTLAVMKLFGFSINTLTLFGMVLAIAIVVDDAIIVVENSSRLLATGKYSRKEAVTEAMREITGPVIGVVLVLLAVFIPTAFIPGITGELYKQFALTIAVATFFSGFNSLTLTPALCAIFLKEKHDAKFILYRWFNKGYEKCVNGYVSIISRMLKHPVKSMIAFVIFTIAAFWLFVKTPSSFIPEEDQGYFLVSVTLPPNASLERTEKVTEKLGAILNSYNEVESYMCINGFSVINGAASSNSATVFVILKPWKERKKNKESVASIIEQLNREAYSIEEASIFALNPPAINGMGATGGLQMQIEDIGNLGSGELQKAINEIVTESKKVKSIGSINSIYQGATPQFALNINRDKIELQGIDLNEVFNSLSLYMGSAYVNDFSTFGRIYQVLLSADAVSREKIDDVLKLSVRNSNNEMVPFSAFTTIEERLGEDLIQRYNMYTSASITGTAAEGYSTAEAMSGMELLFDNLLGNSFGYEWTGEAYQENKASSSVAIIFILAIVVVILVLAAQYESWTSPVAVIMVVPFAILGAVLGSIIMGLPISIFSQIGIILLIALSAKNAILIVEFAADYRLKGEDIISASIEAGRMRLRPILMTSFAFIIGIMPMLFASGAGAASRLALGSAVVYGMTLSTILGTLFIPNFYYMMQSLYERIKKIRN
- a CDS encoding efflux RND transporter periplasmic adaptor subunit, which encodes MKWFKFCLLCFVCSIFTGCNDDLLSGYEAMPPITVAKPVVRDITLSKSYPGYVSAQNSVNLVARVSGYLENSFYDAGSKVEKGKLLFLIEPTQYQDEVLSAESSLENAIAKRDYAQNNYTRMKEASASNAISEIDLIEAKSQLAAAEADVKNAEASLSLAKTNLSYCYVKAPFRGRVTIGTLSNGNYVNGSASPVVLATIFQEDLMYAYFNIEDNQYLKMLWDNNQMPFDSVVVFFDSPTKRVYKGKIDYIAPNIDLSMGTLRLRAEIKNHNGELKDGMFANVMLPYTKRDNALLIDDASIGFDQLGSFVYVVNDSSEVEYRHITVGEVFDDTLRYVVSGLDKGEMYVSKALLKVRDGMKVNPAIK